From one Agathobaculum sp. NTUH-O15-33 genomic stretch:
- a CDS encoding DNA polymerase Y family protein — translation MARVILHSDLNHFYAAVECLHHPELRGKPVAVAGNIELRHGIILTRTPEARARGVKTGEAIWQAREKCPELITLPPDFASYLRFSELAQRIYADYTDQIEPFGIDESWLDVTDSAAVRGSGEQIAQEISGRVKSELGLTVSIGVSWNKIFAKLGSDYKKPDAVTVFSRQNYKELVWPLPVDDLLWIGPATKRKLKNHSIQTIGELAQADPRLLRPKLGKMADVLWGFACGLDLTPVARAGAVPPVKSIGNGCTAPHDLRCDEDAKALLFTLIEAVAMRLREQGLCAGGVAIGIRDCELWSFERQCRLPQPTDITEELMAAALGLFRDSWDWRRPIRSLTVRVIQLLPANQPVQLDLYRDEAGRERLEALDQTLDWLRRRFGNACVQRASVLADPDIAQIDAKKDHIIHPVGFFGREAT, via the coding sequence ATGGCGCGCGTAATCCTGCATTCCGACTTGAACCATTTTTATGCGGCGGTAGAATGCCTGCACCACCCGGAGCTGCGCGGCAAGCCTGTCGCCGTGGCGGGCAATATCGAGCTGCGCCACGGCATCATCCTGACGCGCACGCCGGAAGCCCGCGCGCGGGGCGTGAAAACCGGCGAAGCCATTTGGCAGGCGCGGGAAAAGTGCCCGGAGCTTATCACGCTGCCGCCGGATTTTGCTTCCTACCTGCGGTTTTCCGAATTGGCCCAGCGCATCTACGCGGACTATACCGACCAGATCGAGCCCTTCGGCATCGACGAAAGCTGGCTCGACGTGACGGACAGCGCCGCGGTTCGGGGCAGCGGGGAACAGATCGCGCAAGAGATCAGCGGCCGCGTCAAGAGCGAGCTGGGGCTTACCGTATCCATCGGCGTATCGTGGAACAAGATATTCGCCAAGCTGGGCAGCGATTACAAAAAGCCGGACGCGGTCACGGTATTTTCCCGGCAGAACTATAAGGAGCTGGTATGGCCGCTGCCGGTGGACGATCTATTGTGGATCGGCCCCGCGACCAAGCGCAAGCTGAAAAATCACAGCATCCAAACCATCGGCGAGCTGGCGCAGGCCGACCCGCGCCTGCTGCGCCCAAAGCTCGGCAAAATGGCCGACGTTTTGTGGGGCTTTGCCTGCGGGCTGGACCTGACGCCGGTGGCGCGGGCGGGGGCGGTGCCGCCGGTCAAATCGATCGGCAACGGCTGCACCGCCCCGCACGATCTGCGCTGTGACGAGGACGCCAAGGCCCTGCTGTTCACCCTGATCGAAGCGGTGGCCATGCGGCTGCGCGAGCAGGGCCTGTGCGCGGGCGGCGTGGCAATCGGCATTCGGGACTGCGAGCTGTGGAGCTTTGAACGGCAGTGCCGCCTGCCGCAGCCGACCGATATCACGGAGGAACTGATGGCGGCCGCGCTCGGCCTGTTTCGAGATAGCTGGGATTGGCGGCGGCCCATTCGCTCGCTCACCGTGCGGGTCATACAGCTTTTGCCCGCGAACCAGCCGGTACAGCTCGATCTGTACCGCGACGAAGCGGGCCGCGAGCGCTTGGAAGCGCTCGACCAAACGCTCGACTGGCTGCGCCGCCGCTTCGGCAACGCCTGCGTGCAGCGCGCGAGCGTGCTGGCCGATCCCGATATCGCCCAGATCGACGCGAAGAAGGATCATATCATTCATCCGGTCGGCTTTTTCGGAAGGGAGGCGACATAA